One window of the Nocardia huaxiensis genome contains the following:
- a CDS encoding DUF4185 domain-containing protein, which translates to MGLRRPAASTRSDNPAALALSGVLTLGAVLLPAAPAHSAPHPWQPPPVNSCGETGFDPLAREREPGTTPPPPDTTVRIDVPVPEIIEVPVPGPQPDNTRIVAEPLPADPCANPCPDIRDRPKPPDPADSALPEQNPDDSAAPDSGTSEPAPPPTGSGSGSGSESGSGSGGGSAAIPWPHLEINKQTELIPIPVPGGEAPEPQPAPEPAFQAAEPAPVAAPPAVPGLESVRVVEQITGPGSTNRTDMRWSVDGTDLGLIWETKPGEVAVVFGDTFGKGWEPIGGGTGDQDWRSNVLAYSTDRDLSDGLTLDTFVQDSRCHAAEILDSRKINNFEITTIPTSGFTLGDRQYLTYMSVARWSRIPGMWYTNLGGIAWSDDNGSTWTKSQWAQWHNLFGLGRFQVSTMVPHGDHVYMFGTPNGRMGMIGLARVPQDQILNKTAYQYWVNGTWEPANGPGELFATPLVSGTASELAIRFDQDSGLWQMIYLDVTRNQMVLRTAAEPQGTWTEPVPLLSTDDYPTAYGGFIHPWSTGKDIYFTMSTWNAYNVFLMRATLN; encoded by the coding sequence ATGGGACTCCGCCGACCGGCAGCTTCGACCCGCTCGGACAACCCTGCCGCGCTCGCGCTCTCGGGGGTCCTCACCCTCGGAGCCGTCCTGCTACCGGCCGCGCCGGCACACTCCGCGCCACACCCGTGGCAACCGCCACCCGTGAACAGCTGCGGGGAAACGGGATTCGATCCGCTCGCCCGGGAACGCGAACCCGGCACCACACCGCCGCCACCCGATACGACCGTTCGGATCGACGTGCCGGTGCCGGAGATCATCGAGGTGCCCGTCCCGGGACCCCAACCCGACAACACGCGCATTGTCGCCGAACCACTGCCCGCGGACCCGTGCGCGAACCCCTGCCCGGACATCCGCGACCGGCCGAAGCCACCCGATCCTGCGGATTCCGCCCTGCCGGAACAGAATCCGGACGACTCCGCTGCCCCGGATTCCGGCACCTCCGAACCCGCGCCTCCGCCGACCGGATCGGGCTCAGGTTCCGGCTCGGAGTCGGGGTCGGGGTCGGGTGGCGGCAGCGCGGCGATCCCGTGGCCGCACCTCGAGATCAACAAACAGACCGAACTCATCCCCATCCCGGTTCCGGGCGGCGAGGCACCCGAACCGCAGCCCGCGCCCGAACCCGCCTTCCAGGCAGCCGAACCCGCGCCCGTCGCCGCACCACCGGCCGTACCGGGTCTGGAATCCGTGCGAGTGGTCGAGCAGATCACCGGGCCGGGATCCACCAATCGCACGGATATGCGCTGGTCGGTGGACGGAACCGACCTGGGGCTCATCTGGGAGACCAAGCCCGGTGAGGTCGCGGTCGTGTTCGGCGACACCTTCGGCAAGGGCTGGGAACCCATCGGCGGCGGCACCGGGGACCAGGACTGGCGCAGCAACGTCCTCGCCTACAGCACCGACCGGGACCTGAGCGACGGGCTCACCCTCGACACCTTCGTGCAGGACAGCCGCTGCCACGCGGCGGAGATCCTGGACAGCCGCAAGATCAACAACTTCGAGATCACCACCATCCCCACCAGCGGCTTCACCCTCGGCGATCGGCAGTATCTGACCTACATGTCGGTCGCGCGCTGGAGCCGGATCCCGGGCATGTGGTACACCAACCTCGGCGGCATCGCCTGGTCCGACGACAATGGCAGCACCTGGACCAAATCCCAATGGGCGCAATGGCACAACCTGTTCGGACTCGGTCGCTTCCAGGTGTCCACCATGGTGCCGCACGGCGACCACGTCTACATGTTCGGCACACCCAACGGGCGCATGGGCATGATCGGCCTGGCCCGCGTGCCCCAGGACCAGATCCTCAACAAGACCGCCTACCAGTACTGGGTGAACGGCACCTGGGAACCGGCCAACGGGCCCGGCGAATTGTTCGCCACTCCACTGGTTTCCGGCACCGCCAGCGAACTCGCCATCCGATTCGACCAGGACAGCGGACTCTGGCAGATGATCTACCTCGACGTCACCCGCAACCAGATGGTGCTGCGCACCGCCGCCGAACCCCAGGGAACCTGGACGGAGCCGGTGCCACTGCTCAGCACCGACGACTATCCGACCGCCTACGGCGGCTTCATCCACCCGTGGTCCACCGGCAAGGACATCTACTTCACCATGTCCACCTGGAACGCCTACAACGTCTTCCTCATGCGTGCGACGCTGAACTGA
- a CDS encoding biotin-dependent carboxyltransferase family protein, whose amino-acid sequence MIRVEQVGPLATIQDLGRPGWFTSGVGVSGAADRSSLRLANRLVGNSEDAAAIEVLLGGLELLAESHLTLAVTGASAPATVDGRPVGAASVLELEEGQRLRLGYAMSGLRAYVAVRGGIDIAPVLGSRSRDTLSGIGPPPLCSGDVLPIGPPPRAYSPIDVAPVAPPLDGLLTARVVLGPRDDWFTDAAMLFDGDWTVSQDTDRIGARLDRRNGPPLRRSIQGELPTEGMALGSIQVPPSGQPVVFLADHPITGGYPVIGVVVDADVDAVAQARPGQTVRFLRYRADS is encoded by the coding sequence ATGATTCGGGTGGAGCAGGTAGGGCCGTTGGCGACCATTCAGGATCTCGGGCGCCCCGGGTGGTTCACGTCTGGTGTGGGTGTTTCGGGGGCGGCTGATCGTTCTTCGCTGCGTTTGGCGAATCGGCTGGTCGGAAACTCGGAAGACGCGGCCGCGATCGAGGTGCTGCTGGGCGGTCTGGAACTCCTGGCGGAAAGTCATCTGACCCTCGCGGTGACGGGCGCGTCCGCGCCGGCGACCGTGGACGGCCGCCCAGTAGGCGCCGCCAGTGTGCTGGAACTTGAAGAGGGGCAACGACTTCGGCTCGGATACGCAATGTCCGGCTTGCGCGCCTATGTGGCGGTGCGGGGCGGGATCGACATTGCACCGGTACTGGGCTCACGGAGCCGGGACACGCTCTCCGGAATTGGGCCGCCCCCGCTGTGCAGTGGTGATGTGCTGCCGATCGGGCCACCTCCGCGCGCCTATTCGCCGATCGATGTGGCTCCGGTGGCACCGCCGCTGGACGGCCTGCTCACCGCGCGCGTCGTGCTCGGCCCGCGGGACGACTGGTTCACCGATGCCGCAATGCTTTTCGACGGCGACTGGACCGTCTCGCAGGACACCGACCGCATCGGCGCTCGCCTGGATCGTCGGAACGGGCCGCCTTTGCGACGGTCCATCCAGGGCGAATTGCCCACCGAGGGAATGGCTTTGGGTTCGATTCAGGTTCCGCCGAGCGGTCAGCCCGTGGTCTTCCTGGCGGATCACCCGATCACGGGCGGCTATCCCGTCATCGGTGTCGTGGTCGATGCCGATGTGGACGCCGTCGCGCAGGCCCGGCCGGGCCAGACGGTGCGGTTCCTGCGCTATCGTGCGGACTCGTAA
- a CDS encoding 5-oxoprolinase subunit B family protein encodes MRESDRRDVTGEIRAAGDRALLVIPPARALLADLVAALRDRLTGVVDVLPAAETIMITLSSPKEADSVRRQLNTLLARLAAEARVAVGSREYPGWRPAEADRPGNAVATNGFHADPVLIPVRYDGEDLESAAALLGLSPAELIAQHTGTEWRCAFVGFAPGFGYLESPDGRLTVPRRAQSRTAIPAGAVALAGGYTAVYPRRSPGGWQLIGTTDLPVWDVDRDPPALITAGTRVRFSAVEAQA; translated from the coding sequence ATGAGGGAGTCCGATCGGCGAGACGTTACAGGGGAGATCCGCGCGGCGGGTGACCGCGCCCTCCTGGTGATCCCGCCCGCGCGGGCCCTGCTCGCGGATCTGGTGGCAGCCCTGCGGGACCGTCTCACGGGCGTGGTCGACGTCTTGCCCGCCGCCGAGACGATAATGATCACCCTGTCTTCGCCGAAGGAAGCGGATTCCGTTCGGCGACAGCTGAATACGCTACTGGCTCGCCTCGCCGCCGAGGCACGGGTCGCGGTCGGTTCCCGGGAGTATCCCGGTTGGCGTCCGGCCGAGGCCGATCGTCCCGGCAACGCGGTGGCCACCAACGGTTTCCACGCCGACCCGGTGCTGATCCCGGTCCGCTACGACGGCGAGGACCTGGAATCGGCGGCAGCCCTGCTCGGCCTGTCCCCCGCCGAGCTGATCGCCCAGCACACCGGCACCGAATGGCGTTGCGCTTTCGTGGGTTTCGCCCCGGGCTTCGGCTACCTCGAATCCCCCGACGGCCGCCTCACCGTCCCCCGCCGCGCCCAGTCCCGCACCGCGATTCCGGCCGGCGCGGTCGCCCTGGCGGGCGGCTACACGGCGGTCTACCCCCGCCGCAGCCCCGGCGGCTGGCAGCTGATCGGTACCACGGACCTACCCGTGTGGGACGTGGACCGCGACCCGCCCGCCCTCATCACCGCCGGAACACGCGTCCGATTCAGTGCCGTGGAGGCGCAGGCATGA
- a CDS encoding LamB/YcsF family protein: MGVDLNSDLGEGFGAYAMGDDAAMLDVVTSANIACGFHAGDPSIMRRACALAVEKGVRIGAHVGYRDLAGFGRRALTVAPAELRDETLYQIGSLAAFARAAGDRVRYVKPHGALYHAAAADRALADAVVSAMREFDPELALLGPAGTEMENAALAAGTPFFGEGFADRAYTPEGLLAARGTPGAVLGADAAVAQALSIARSGKAQSTDGGTVAVRADSICVHGDSPAAVEMARRIRAVLDESDSPVRAFGG; encoded by the coding sequence ATGGGTGTGGATCTGAACAGTGATCTCGGTGAGGGCTTCGGCGCGTACGCCATGGGCGACGACGCCGCCATGCTGGATGTGGTCACCAGCGCGAACATCGCCTGCGGTTTCCACGCCGGCGACCCGTCGATCATGCGCCGCGCCTGTGCCCTCGCGGTCGAGAAGGGCGTCCGGATCGGCGCGCACGTCGGCTACCGGGATCTGGCCGGTTTCGGCCGCCGCGCCCTGACGGTCGCTCCCGCCGAACTGCGCGACGAGACCCTGTATCAGATCGGCAGCCTGGCGGCCTTCGCCCGCGCGGCCGGTGACCGCGTCCGCTACGTGAAACCCCATGGCGCGCTGTATCACGCGGCCGCCGCGGATCGCGCGCTGGCAGACGCGGTGGTCTCGGCCATGCGCGAATTCGATCCCGAACTGGCGCTGCTGGGTCCGGCGGGCACCGAGATGGAGAACGCCGCGCTCGCAGCCGGAACCCCTTTCTTCGGTGAGGGTTTCGCCGATCGCGCCTACACCCCCGAGGGCCTGCTCGCAGCACGCGGAACGCCGGGTGCGGTGCTCGGCGCGGATGCCGCGGTGGCCCAGGCCCTTTCGATCGCGCGCAGTGGAAAAGCGCAGTCCACGGACGGCGGCACGGTAGCGGTGCGGGCCGACAGCATCTGTGTGCACGGCGATTCGCCCGCAGCGGTGGAAATGGCGCGGCGCATTCGCGCCGTCCTGGACGAATCTGATTCGCCGGTCCGAGCTTTCGGTGGATGA
- a CDS encoding NAD-dependent epimerase/dehydratase family protein: protein MNDTDKKVLLAGASGVLGGHITNSLRQHGYQVVALGRGAGADIRADLMDRDQLLRAVDGLRIDTVVHAATALRKAPMRHRDMYATDDLRIAGTANLVEAAKAVGARRMIAESMVFGYGYEDFGDRVLTEADSFGQGGGKGVARHLEGMRVKEELMLKTPGIEGISLRFGIFYGPGGTEAIVDMLRKRQLPGVNDHGRVLPWVNLADAGAAVALAVEGGRPGAAYNIADDTPVGFGGHIRLVADTFHTPKPITLPSWLLTPMSYVHTITGVNMRVSTAKAKSELGWKPQYPACADGLRALAAA from the coding sequence ATGAACGACACCGATAAGAAGGTTCTGCTGGCCGGTGCGAGCGGAGTACTGGGCGGCCACATCACCAATTCGCTGCGGCAGCACGGCTACCAGGTCGTCGCGCTCGGACGCGGCGCGGGAGCCGATATCCGGGCCGACCTCATGGACCGGGATCAGCTGCTGCGCGCCGTCGACGGGCTGCGCATCGACACCGTCGTGCACGCGGCCACCGCGCTGCGCAAAGCGCCCATGCGGCACAGAGACATGTACGCCACCGACGATCTGCGGATCGCGGGCACCGCCAATCTGGTGGAGGCCGCGAAAGCCGTTGGGGCCCGGCGCATGATCGCCGAATCCATGGTCTTCGGCTACGGGTACGAGGATTTCGGGGATCGGGTGCTCACCGAAGCCGACTCGTTCGGGCAGGGCGGCGGCAAGGGCGTGGCCCGGCATCTCGAAGGCATGCGGGTCAAAGAAGAACTCATGCTGAAAACGCCTGGCATCGAAGGGATCTCGCTGCGGTTCGGCATCTTCTACGGGCCGGGCGGCACCGAGGCCATCGTCGATATGCTGCGCAAACGGCAGTTGCCGGGCGTCAATGACCATGGACGGGTACTGCCGTGGGTCAACCTCGCCGACGCGGGCGCGGCCGTCGCGCTCGCCGTGGAAGGCGGGCGACCGGGCGCGGCCTACAACATCGCCGACGACACGCCGGTCGGGTTCGGCGGGCACATCCGCCTGGTCGCGGACACCTTCCACACGCCGAAGCCGATCACCCTGCCGAGTTGGCTGCTCACGCCCATGTCGTACGTGCACACCATCACCGGGGTGAACATGCGGGTGAGCACCGCGAAGGCGAAGTCGGAACTCGGCTGGAAGCCGCAGTACCCGGCCTGCGCCGACGGGCTGCGCGCACTCGCCGCCGCCTGA
- a CDS encoding CCA tRNA nucleotidyltransferase, whose protein sequence is MVSPKSEVASEDRRTRLLAAAAVTIGRLSDVLTPLGELFAANGHELYLVGGTVRDAVLGRLGTDLDFTTDARPEVVQELMRGWADKLWDTGGLAFGTVSASKSGQQLEITTFRSDSYDRVSRNPEVTFGDTLEGDLVRRDFTVNAMAVRIGALGELEFVDPLNGMDALLEGVLDTPAAPEDSFHDDPLRMLRGARFVSQLGFTLAPRVRAAILAMAGEIDRITAERVHVELDKLIGGEYPTDGIDVMVETGLAERVMPEIPAMQLEIDEHHQHKDVYQHSLTVLRQAIDQEDGDPDLVLRWAALLHDIGKPPTKKNEPGGGVSFHHHEVVGAKMVRKRMRALKYPKQFTEDVAKLVYLHLRFHGYGKGQWTDSAVRRYVTDAGDLLPRLHKLVRADCTTRNKRRAALLRSTYDDLEVRIARIAEQEDLARVRPDLDGNAIMELLGLQPGPDVGKAWKYLKELRLDRGPMPREEAEAALIEWWNSQPK, encoded by the coding sequence GTGGTTTCGCCGAAGTCCGAAGTAGCAAGCGAGGATCGCCGTACCCGATTGCTGGCGGCCGCGGCGGTCACGATAGGCCGGTTGTCCGACGTCCTGACTCCGCTCGGGGAGTTGTTCGCCGCCAACGGCCATGAGCTGTACCTGGTCGGCGGCACCGTGCGTGATGCGGTGCTGGGCCGGCTCGGCACCGATCTGGACTTCACCACCGACGCCCGTCCCGAGGTCGTGCAGGAGCTGATGCGCGGCTGGGCGGACAAGCTGTGGGACACCGGCGGTCTGGCGTTCGGCACGGTGAGCGCGTCGAAGTCGGGGCAGCAGCTGGAGATCACCACCTTCCGCAGCGACAGCTACGACCGGGTCTCGCGGAATCCGGAGGTCACCTTCGGCGACACCCTCGAGGGTGATCTGGTGCGCCGCGATTTCACGGTGAACGCCATGGCCGTGCGCATCGGCGCGCTGGGCGAACTCGAATTCGTGGATCCGCTCAACGGCATGGACGCCCTGCTCGAGGGTGTGCTCGACACACCCGCCGCGCCCGAGGACTCCTTCCACGACGATCCGCTGCGCATGCTGCGCGGTGCGCGCTTCGTCTCGCAGCTCGGGTTCACCCTGGCCCCGCGTGTGCGCGCCGCCATCCTGGCGATGGCCGGCGAGATCGACCGCATCACCGCCGAGCGCGTGCACGTGGAACTCGACAAGCTGATCGGCGGCGAATACCCGACCGACGGCATCGATGTGATGGTGGAGACCGGTCTGGCCGAACGGGTCATGCCGGAGATCCCCGCCATGCAGCTGGAGATCGACGAGCACCACCAGCACAAGGACGTCTACCAGCATTCGCTGACCGTGCTGCGCCAGGCCATCGACCAGGAGGACGGCGATCCGGATCTGGTGCTGCGCTGGGCCGCGCTGCTGCACGACATCGGCAAGCCGCCCACCAAGAAGAACGAGCCCGGCGGCGGCGTGAGCTTCCACCACCACGAGGTGGTCGGCGCGAAAATGGTGCGAAAGCGCATGCGCGCCTTGAAGTATCCGAAACAGTTCACCGAGGACGTCGCGAAACTCGTGTACCTGCACCTGCGTTTCCACGGCTACGGCAAGGGCCAGTGGACCGACTCGGCCGTACGCCGCTACGTCACCGACGCCGGCGACCTGCTCCCCCGCCTGCACAAACTGGTCCGCGCCGACTGCACCACCCGCAACAAGCGCCGCGCCGCCCTGCTCCGCTCCACCTACGACGACCTGGAAGTCCGCATCGCCCGCATTGCGGAGCAGGAGGACCTCGCCCGCGTCCGCCCCGACCTCGACGGCAACGCGATCATGGAACTCCTTGGCCTGCAACCCGGCCCGGACGTCGGCAAGGCGTGGAAATACCTCAAGGAACTCCGCCTGGACCGCGGCCCCATGCCCCGCGAGGAAGCCGAAGCGGCCCTCATCGAATGGTGGAACTCGCAGCCCAAGTAG
- a CDS encoding NUDIX hydrolase: MSPADRANSRRRQPRRRGSAGSAAKPSGAASGAAKSGAPAKPRMRTVRETSAGGLVVDGLDGPREKRCAALIGRTDRRGRLLWSLPKGHIEEGETAEQTAIREVAEETGINGTVVAELGSIDYWFVTDGRRVHKTVHHYLMRSLGGELSDADVEVTKVAWVPLSELDSRLAYADERRLAEVANRLIDRMENGRQ, translated from the coding sequence GTGTCCCCGGCCGATCGCGCGAACAGTCGACGCCGCCAGCCCCGGCGCCGTGGTTCGGCCGGTAGTGCGGCGAAACCCAGTGGCGCCGCGAGCGGTGCGGCGAAATCCGGCGCTCCCGCGAAACCCCGTATGCGCACCGTCCGCGAGACCTCCGCGGGCGGCCTCGTCGTCGACGGTCTGGACGGGCCGCGCGAGAAGCGGTGCGCCGCGCTCATCGGGCGCACCGACCGGCGCGGCCGGCTGCTGTGGTCACTGCCCAAGGGACACATAGAAGAAGGAGAGACCGCCGAGCAAACGGCCATCCGTGAGGTCGCCGAGGAAACCGGCATCAACGGAACCGTGGTCGCCGAACTCGGCAGCATCGACTACTGGTTCGTCACCGACGGCCGGCGCGTGCACAAGACCGTGCACCACTATCTGATGCGCTCCCTCGGCGGCGAACTCTCCGACGCCGACGTGGAGGTCACCAAGGTGGCCTGGGTTCCCTTGAGCGAACTCGACTCCCGCCTCGCCTACGCCGACGAACGCAGACTCGCCGAAGTCGCGAACCGGCTGATCGATCGGATGGAGAACGGCAGACAATGA
- a CDS encoding DUF6049 family protein, which yields MDTVAAHTTRTRRTLHRWLLSLVAVLSIVLTATPFAAAAPTGNGSPGSQFLKLSLDSVTPNAVTTTSDPYFVVSGTITNIGDRVVDDVAVRIQRAAAVTEASGLRSILQLDQINYDINGEFQDIAERLQPGQRKQFSLTVALHAGTELPSGVSSVEIDSPGVYPLLLNVNGQPAYGTQARLDDARFLLPVLGVPAAKQPAAPPVPAAPDAAPVATTMLWPLADRPRLVAGRPGSPDGEALLTDDELAASLTTGGRLDQLLSALETALDPTRTRDRNLTTSLCLAIDPDLLITVSDMIHGYKVLASPSDPDGSTRPGTGSDAAQSWLDRLRAIAPGMCVVALPFAQVDPVALAAVGDTTLADRALNAPADLVDSLLSVKSVRGVSLPDAGTIDTEAGALLAQHGFTTAVLADNAVTAATGATSNITGGRQTGSPAGTADSPEMVRLEGITGPGVAVGDTPAPPAGPELRAATFDIWSATALAAVGSHPPTPPFTPEAVRYDVTNDSRAARLQDALGALSWSALNPQPGQPRSALFMPPQNWGANRDEATALLAQLDLLFRTNLATPRSFADLLAQPTDPQPYELDYLSEAAEDGVPAHFAEPVRQQAHRITELMNALVEIPQQELSPRAFLTPLRDDLIRTLTLSDRRGGNASADTVAQRRLDQTTRTLDKLFGSVTVLPPGGVYTLASEQSPLLLVARNDLPVAIRIRFTIDAPAETNITDIGEQVLPAKGTRSFQIPTEVSDSRNLVIPIALSTPDGVPLGNAVSVQVRSNAYGRVLAIITACAGALLLLLAGRRLWHRFRGQSDPADEGFDPGTRRRVNRYRRARKREMRRQETR from the coding sequence ATGGACACCGTGGCGGCACACACGACTCGAACCCGGAGGACGCTGCATCGCTGGCTGCTGTCCTTGGTCGCGGTGCTGTCGATCGTCTTGACGGCCACCCCGTTCGCGGCGGCCGCACCCACCGGAAACGGGTCGCCCGGTTCGCAATTCCTGAAGCTGTCCCTGGATTCGGTGACCCCCAATGCCGTCACCACCACCAGCGACCCCTACTTCGTGGTCTCCGGCACCATCACCAATATCGGCGACCGCGTGGTGGACGACGTGGCCGTGCGCATTCAGCGCGCCGCCGCCGTCACCGAGGCCAGCGGGCTGCGCTCGATCCTGCAACTCGACCAGATCAACTACGACATCAACGGCGAATTCCAGGACATCGCCGAACGATTGCAGCCGGGACAGCGCAAACAGTTCAGCCTCACCGTCGCCCTGCACGCCGGCACCGAACTGCCCAGCGGCGTCTCCTCGGTCGAGATCGACAGCCCGGGCGTGTACCCGCTGCTGCTCAATGTGAACGGCCAGCCCGCCTACGGCACCCAGGCCCGGCTCGACGACGCCCGCTTCCTGCTGCCCGTGCTCGGCGTTCCGGCCGCGAAACAGCCTGCCGCGCCGCCCGTTCCGGCCGCCCCCGACGCCGCGCCCGTCGCCACCACCATGCTGTGGCCGCTCGCCGACCGGCCGCGGCTGGTCGCCGGACGGCCCGGCTCACCCGACGGCGAAGCGCTGCTCACCGACGACGAACTGGCCGCGTCGCTCACCACCGGCGGACGCCTCGACCAACTGCTGTCCGCGCTGGAGACCGCCCTCGATCCCACCCGCACCCGCGACCGGAACCTCACCACCTCGCTGTGCCTGGCCATCGACCCGGACCTGCTGATCACCGTGTCCGACATGATCCACGGCTACAAGGTGCTCGCCAGCCCCTCCGACCCGGACGGATCCACCCGCCCCGGCACCGGATCCGACGCGGCGCAGTCCTGGCTGGACCGCCTGCGTGCGATCGCGCCCGGCATGTGCGTGGTGGCCCTGCCGTTCGCGCAGGTGGATCCGGTCGCGCTGGCCGCGGTCGGCGACACCACGCTCGCCGATCGCGCGCTGAACGCGCCCGCCGACCTGGTGGATTCGCTGCTGTCGGTGAAATCGGTACGCGGCGTGAGCCTTCCCGACGCGGGCACCATCGACACCGAGGCCGGGGCGCTGCTCGCCCAGCACGGCTTCACCACCGCGGTGCTCGCCGACAATGCCGTCACCGCGGCGACGGGGGCCACCTCGAACATCACCGGCGGCCGGCAGACCGGCAGCCCCGCCGGAACCGCCGACAGCCCGGAAATGGTCCGGCTGGAAGGCATCACCGGGCCGGGTGTCGCGGTCGGCGACACCCCGGCGCCGCCGGCCGGGCCCGAACTGCGGGCCGCCACCTTCGACATCTGGTCGGCCACCGCGCTCGCCGCCGTCGGATCCCATCCGCCCACACCGCCGTTCACGCCCGAGGCCGTGCGCTACGACGTCACCAACGACTCGCGGGCCGCCCGGCTGCAGGACGCGCTCGGCGCGCTGTCCTGGTCGGCCTTGAATCCGCAACCCGGACAACCCCGTTCGGCCCTGTTCATGCCGCCGCAGAACTGGGGCGCGAACCGTGACGAGGCCACCGCGCTGCTCGCCCAGCTGGACCTGCTGTTCCGGACGAACCTCGCCACCCCGCGCTCCTTCGCCGATCTGCTGGCCCAGCCCACCGATCCGCAGCCCTACGAACTCGACTATCTGTCCGAGGCCGCCGAGGACGGCGTGCCCGCCCACTTCGCCGAACCCGTACGGCAGCAGGCACATCGGATCACCGAACTGATGAACGCGCTGGTCGAGATCCCGCAGCAGGAACTCAGCCCGCGCGCCTTCCTCACGCCGCTGCGCGACGACCTCATCCGCACCCTCACCCTCTCCGATCGCCGCGGCGGCAATGCCTCGGCCGACACCGTCGCCCAGCGCCGGCTCGACCAGACCACCCGCACCCTCGACAAACTCTTCGGCTCGGTCACCGTGCTGCCGCCCGGCGGCGTGTACACCCTGGCCTCCGAACAGAGTCCGCTGCTGCTGGTCGCCCGCAACGACCTGCCGGTCGCGATCCGCATCCGATTCACCATCGACGCGCCCGCCGAGACGAACATCACCGATATCGGCGAACAGGTATTGCCCGCCAAGGGCACCCGGTCCTTCCAGATCCCCACGGAGGTGTCCGACAGCCGGAACCTGGTGATCCCCATCGCCCTTAGCACACCCGACGGCGTTCCGCTGGGCAATGCCGTTTCGGTACAGGTGCGGTCCAACGCCTACGGTCGAGTGTTGGCAATAATTACCGCGTGCGCTGGAGCGCTACTGCTCCTGCTGGCCGGACGCCGACTGTGGCACCGCTTCCGCGGGCAGTCGGATCCGGCCGATGAGGGGTTCGATCCGGGGACACGACGCAGGGTCAACCGGTACCGGCGCGCGCGGAAACGGGAGATGCGACGACAGGAGACGCGGTGA